In Fundidesulfovibrio magnetotacticus, a single window of DNA contains:
- the flgL gene encoding flagellar hook-associated protein FlgL has translation MAYRVAQQMIYGSSVNYMNTTLSQLMESNLQASSQKKVNRPSDDPVGMSRILSYRDNLAAMDQYETNISMAEGWLNLADNTMVQTNTVVTRLKELAEQGSTGTLTGDNRSQIAAEARQLFQQLVAMGNTEFDGKSIFAGQKTNINPYEETLTLTTNQAGVVSNAGFRVNGYNDKTTLVQFLQSGALASGSTFRWTSDGGNTWNQGTVSDPGAPDRFQLSLGGVTLELDRGTAVTATAANNTNDSNGTWMWVRPTAIYKGDDEDSIAVDPLQGMGSTVTGTAAGVFANNVIVRIDQAGTLGSDVGYSYSLDGGVTWVLSNVSTPDASSSMASLNIPGGVLTLHSNGGNALDAGDMFIVRPRKALIMADISPTERIALNGIGKNIFGGIYQDPASNAARPVVIAGYSGATNLFETVGKLVAFLETNNQSGVQQCLADLRSSSQTILNYAADVGARENRLIVSKSVLDNLKLNQTEQLSTVEDVDISELMTRLAQQQLAYQSVLKSTSMIMNLSLMNYL, from the coding sequence ATGGCATACCGCGTCGCCCAGCAGATGATCTACGGCAGCAGCGTGAACTACATGAACACCACGCTGTCGCAGCTCATGGAGTCGAATCTCCAGGCCTCCAGCCAGAAGAAGGTCAACCGCCCCTCCGACGACCCGGTGGGCATGTCCCGCATTCTGAGCTACCGCGACAACCTGGCCGCCATGGACCAGTACGAGACCAACATCTCCATGGCCGAAGGCTGGCTGAACCTCGCGGACAACACCATGGTGCAGACCAACACCGTGGTCACGCGGCTCAAGGAGCTGGCCGAGCAGGGCTCCACCGGCACCCTCACCGGCGACAACCGCTCCCAGATCGCCGCCGAGGCCCGCCAGCTCTTCCAGCAGCTCGTCGCAATGGGCAACACCGAATTCGACGGCAAGTCCATCTTCGCGGGCCAGAAGACCAACATCAACCCCTACGAGGAGACCCTCACGCTCACCACCAACCAGGCGGGCGTGGTGTCCAACGCGGGGTTCAGGGTCAACGGCTACAATGACAAGACCACCCTGGTGCAGTTCCTCCAGAGCGGCGCCCTGGCCTCCGGCTCCACCTTCCGCTGGACCTCCGACGGCGGCAACACCTGGAACCAGGGGACCGTCTCCGATCCCGGCGCGCCCGACCGCTTCCAGCTCTCTCTGGGCGGCGTGACCCTGGAGCTGGACCGCGGCACCGCCGTGACCGCCACTGCGGCCAACAACACCAACGATTCCAACGGCACCTGGATGTGGGTGCGCCCCACGGCCATCTACAAGGGCGACGACGAGGACTCCATCGCCGTGGACCCCCTCCAGGGCATGGGCTCCACCGTTACGGGCACGGCGGCAGGCGTCTTCGCCAACAACGTGATCGTGCGCATCGACCAAGCCGGCACCCTGGGTTCGGACGTGGGCTACTCCTACAGCCTGGACGGCGGCGTGACGTGGGTGCTCTCCAACGTCTCAACGCCCGACGCCTCGTCCTCCATGGCCAGCCTGAACATCCCCGGCGGCGTGCTTACCCTGCACTCCAACGGCGGCAACGCCCTGGACGCGGGCGACATGTTCATCGTGCGCCCACGCAAGGCGCTCATCATGGCGGACATCTCGCCCACGGAGCGTATCGCCCTCAACGGCATCGGCAAGAACATCTTCGGCGGCATCTACCAGGACCCGGCCAGCAACGCCGCGCGCCCCGTGGTGATCGCCGGATATTCGGGAGCCACCAACCTCTTCGAGACCGTGGGCAAGCTGGTGGCCTTCCTGGAGACCAACAACCAGTCCGGCGTGCAGCAGTGCCTGGCCGACCTGCGCTCCTCCAGCCAGACCATCCTCAACTACGCCGCCGACGTTGGCGCGCGCGAGAACAGGCTGATAGTGTCCAAGAGCGTGCTGGACAACCTCAAGCTCAACCAGACCGAGCAGCTCTCCACCGTGGAGGACGTGGACATCTCCGAGCTCATGACGCGCCTGGCCCAGCAGCAGTTGGCCTACCAGTCGGTGCTCAAGTCCACCTCCATGATCATGAACCTGAGCCTCATGAACTATCTGTAG
- the flgK gene encoding flagellar hook-associated protein FlgK yields the protein MPGISSLLNSGQKALNASQVAIEVTGQNIANVNTYGYSRQRVVFQDDLYVDSTPGQIGTGVRAAEIQRMFDNFVESSYNSKASSSERYNALYQMMRSVESVFNEANSDGVSLAMTKFFQDWQNLTLDASSYPQRQNVLSDTQTLISILRQADSDLDTIQQQAESYIAQDVDTLNTLFEDIAGLNAQLAVHNNPPGQNANGLLDERARKIRALAEIVDINVIDNGGANLIIMDKAGHTFVDGINHYDVALESNKVIKNLTPGSSFDGTVFFSGRDDFEYTVRVVQAGDVSSGSSAAQFQVSLDGGVTWLRSDSGAVKTFSARPEGLSVDAGNLSIYFGQSSNAGIAPTGQLQVGDSFTIVPKSGLFWYQSAATPVNITPQMYFNGQDNTTRVTGGSLAGNFQLRDYNVGRYRERLEALVDTIVWETNRIHSQGAGTKMFTDVTGTYSARDASVALGSDSSGLAFGNKLQSGASTLYVYNSSTGELVSSGFIDFDAGTAGIQLFDPTQHSLADVAQAVNNTFGSMLTASVVNNQLQINAASGFNFGFGTDATGLWAALGVNTFFAGDDARTLTINPLCGSDTGFINAGHINGAGEANQGDNSTALAIAGLRTKEVSIRTSFDAPNTQTIQAYYNSLVGVVGVDTENAKFNYDFENTLAKELNNRQLEVSGVNLDEEMSNLVKFQHSYQAAAKMISTADQMWQTVLGLKQ from the coding sequence ATGCCCGGCATCTCCTCGCTCCTCAACAGCGGCCAGAAGGCGCTGAACGCCTCGCAGGTGGCCATCGAGGTCACTGGCCAGAACATCGCCAACGTGAACACCTACGGGTATTCGCGCCAGCGGGTGGTCTTCCAGGACGACCTCTACGTCGACTCCACCCCGGGCCAGATCGGCACGGGCGTGCGCGCCGCCGAAATCCAGCGCATGTTCGACAACTTCGTGGAGTCCTCCTACAATTCCAAGGCCTCCTCGTCCGAGCGCTACAACGCGCTTTACCAGATGATGCGCTCCGTGGAGTCCGTCTTCAACGAGGCCAACTCCGACGGCGTGTCCCTGGCCATGACCAAGTTCTTCCAGGACTGGCAGAACCTCACCCTGGACGCCTCCAGCTACCCGCAGCGCCAGAACGTGCTCTCGGACACGCAGACGCTCATCTCCATCCTGCGCCAGGCCGATTCGGACCTGGACACCATCCAGCAGCAGGCCGAATCCTACATCGCCCAGGACGTGGACACCCTCAACACCCTCTTCGAGGACATCGCGGGCCTCAACGCGCAGCTGGCCGTGCACAACAATCCGCCCGGACAGAACGCCAACGGCCTGCTCGACGAGCGCGCCCGCAAGATCCGCGCCCTGGCCGAGATCGTGGACATCAACGTCATCGACAACGGCGGGGCCAACCTGATCATCATGGACAAGGCCGGGCACACCTTCGTGGACGGTATCAACCACTATGATGTGGCGCTCGAAAGCAACAAGGTGATCAAGAATCTCACGCCGGGTTCCAGCTTCGACGGCACGGTCTTTTTTTCCGGGCGCGACGACTTCGAGTACACCGTGCGCGTGGTGCAGGCCGGCGACGTCTCCTCGGGCAGTTCGGCGGCCCAGTTCCAGGTGTCCCTGGACGGCGGCGTCACCTGGCTGCGCAGCGACTCCGGCGCCGTGAAGACCTTCTCCGCCCGGCCCGAGGGCCTCTCGGTGGACGCGGGCAACCTGAGCATCTACTTCGGCCAGTCCTCCAACGCGGGCATCGCCCCCACCGGCCAGCTCCAGGTGGGCGACTCCTTCACCATCGTGCCAAAGTCGGGGCTTTTCTGGTACCAGTCTGCGGCCACGCCCGTGAACATCACGCCGCAGATGTATTTCAACGGCCAGGACAACACCACGCGCGTGACGGGGGGAAGCCTCGCCGGAAACTTCCAGCTGCGAGACTACAACGTAGGCCGCTACCGCGAACGCCTGGAAGCCCTGGTGGACACCATCGTCTGGGAGACCAACCGCATCCACAGCCAGGGCGCGGGCACCAAGATGTTCACCGACGTCACGGGCACCTATTCGGCGCGCGACGCTTCCGTGGCCCTGGGCTCGGATTCCTCCGGCCTGGCCTTCGGCAACAAGCTCCAGTCCGGCGCGTCCACCCTGTACGTCTACAACAGCTCCACGGGAGAGCTGGTCTCCAGCGGCTTCATCGACTTCGACGCTGGCACGGCGGGCATCCAGCTCTTCGACCCCACGCAGCACTCCCTGGCCGACGTGGCCCAGGCCGTCAACAACACCTTCGGGAGCATGCTCACCGCCTCGGTGGTGAACAACCAGCTCCAGATCAACGCCGCCAGCGGCTTCAACTTCGGCTTCGGCACCGACGCCACGGGCCTCTGGGCTGCCCTGGGCGTGAACACCTTCTTCGCCGGGGACGACGCCCGAACATTGACCATCAACCCCCTGTGCGGCTCCGACACGGGCTTCATCAACGCCGGGCACATCAACGGCGCGGGCGAGGCCAACCAGGGCGACAACTCCACGGCCCTGGCCATCGCGGGCCTGCGCACCAAGGAGGTGTCCATCCGCACCTCCTTCGACGCCCCCAACACCCAGACCATCCAGGCCTACTACAACAGCCTGGTGGGCGTGGTGGGCGTGGACACCGAAAACGCCAAGTTCAACTACGACTTCGAGAACACCCTGGCCAAGGAACTCAACAACCGGCAGCTGGAAGTGTCGGGCGTGAACCTGGACGAGGAAATGTCCAACCTGGTGAAGTTCCAGCACTCCTACCAGGCTGCGGCGAAAATGATCTCCACCGCCGACCAGATGTGGCAGACGGTGCTGGGGCTCAAGCAATAA
- the flgN gene encoding flagellar export chaperone FlgN, translating into MTKRILENLTRQHQALKVLLFLQEEEFTHLKEFKPQSVGAQEFSIQELMRQLMGERKEVRRLIQAMDPAAKRLKDVAGAFGDRWADAEALLERIDRLEQTCAKQAEKSYSLALALFDQSTTYVDFFKKQLTPKKESYGPKGVFASTKPAPAILRGAL; encoded by the coding sequence ATGACCAAGCGCATCCTGGAAAATCTTACCCGCCAGCATCAGGCGCTCAAGGTGCTTCTTTTCCTCCAGGAGGAAGAGTTTACCCATCTGAAGGAATTCAAGCCCCAGTCCGTGGGGGCTCAGGAGTTTTCCATCCAGGAGCTCATGCGCCAGCTCATGGGCGAGCGCAAGGAAGTGCGTCGGCTCATCCAGGCCATGGATCCGGCCGCCAAGCGCCTGAAGGACGTCGCAGGGGCCTTCGGCGACCGGTGGGCCGACGCCGAGGCCCTGCTCGAGCGCATCGACCGCCTGGAGCAGACCTGCGCCAAGCAGGCGGAGAAGAGCTACTCCCTGGCCCTGGCCCTCTTCGACCAGTCCACCACCTACGTGGACTTCTTCAAGAAGCAGCTCACGCCCAAGAAGGAATCCTACGGCCCGAAGGGTGTCTTCGCCAGCACGAAGCCCGCTCCGGCAATCCTGAGGGGGGCCCTGTAA
- a CDS encoding peptidoglycan DD-metalloendopeptidase family protein, whose product MSLSPLAPAKPQTAPAAPASPAAPGNAQAGRAGGRMAHGAGGQAPEKAFGKILDSLTPEKAQAAGMDPQAVNTLARQAQNKAMTQAGDTEAKKLREACEGFESVFITQLLKEMRKTVPKDGLLHSSYEDQYVSMFDEEFSKSMAKKGGLGLADFMESQLAARSGKQQSRTEGMAGLRSTAFATTPTGPQARTTDPRGQGALNPLRTQGLRQGQEVVQAAPNAAPNAGSRPGSSRPLPGPPLSGTPSQHLGLPGAQYLPAQDAALASGAMVQPVEGELTSNFGWRRDPFTGQRAWHGGIDIAAPEGTPVVAAREGTVVFSGRKGGYGNLVVLEHAGGMRTFYGHNRSNAVAEGQAVKAGQLLAEVGQTGRATGPHLHFEVRVGEEAVDPAKAGGPMLAAAPDPRLAVPRL is encoded by the coding sequence ATGAGCCTTTCCCCCCTCGCGCCAGCCAAGCCCCAGACCGCCCCGGCCGCTCCCGCGTCCCCGGCGGCCCCGGGGAACGCCCAGGCCGGAAGGGCAGGGGGGCGCATGGCCCACGGCGCGGGGGGGCAGGCCCCGGAAAAGGCCTTCGGCAAAATCCTGGATTCGCTCACCCCCGAAAAGGCCCAGGCGGCCGGCATGGACCCCCAGGCCGTGAACACCCTGGCGCGCCAGGCCCAGAACAAGGCCATGACCCAGGCCGGGGACACCGAGGCCAAGAAGCTGCGCGAGGCCTGCGAGGGCTTCGAGTCGGTGTTCATCACCCAGCTGCTCAAAGAGATGCGCAAGACCGTGCCCAAGGACGGCCTGCTCCACTCGAGCTACGAAGATCAGTACGTCTCCATGTTCGACGAGGAGTTCTCCAAGTCCATGGCCAAAAAAGGCGGCCTGGGCCTGGCGGACTTCATGGAGTCCCAGCTGGCCGCCCGTTCGGGCAAGCAGCAGTCCCGGACGGAGGGGATGGCCGGGCTTCGCTCCACGGCCTTCGCCACCACGCCCACGGGACCCCAGGCCCGCACGACGGACCCCAGGGGGCAGGGGGCCCTCAATCCGCTGCGGACCCAGGGCCTGCGCCAGGGGCAGGAGGTGGTCCAGGCCGCGCCCAACGCCGCGCCCAACGCCGGGAGCAGGCCCGGTAGCTCCCGGCCGCTTCCCGGTCCCCCGCTTTCCGGCACGCCCTCCCAGCATCTGGGCCTGCCCGGCGCGCAGTACCTGCCCGCCCAGGACGCGGCCCTGGCCTCCGGGGCCATGGTGCAGCCGGTGGAAGGCGAGCTGACTTCGAACTTCGGCTGGCGGCGCGATCCCTTCACGGGGCAGAGGGCGTGGCACGGCGGCATCGACATCGCCGCGCCCGAGGGCACGCCGGTGGTGGCCGCGCGCGAGGGCACGGTGGTCTTCTCCGGGCGCAAGGGCGGCTACGGCAACTTGGTGGTGCTGGAGCACGCCGGGGGCATGCGCACCTTCTACGGCCACAACCGTTCCAACGCGGTGGCCGAGGGGCAGGCCGTCAAGGCTGGCCAGCTCCTTGCAGAGGTGGGACAGACGGGCAGGGCCACCGGCCCCCACCTGCACTTCGAGGTGCGCGTGGGCGAAGAGGCGGTGGACCCGGCCAAGGCAGGCGGGCCAATGCTCGCCGCCGCGCCGGACCCCCGGCTGGCCGTGCCCAGGCTCTAG
- a CDS encoding flagellar basal body P-ring protein FlgI: MSMKTNTARNLLAAAVVLALLAPSGALAARIKDVASFSGVRTNQLVGYGLVVGLGGTGDKRGSDFTIQSIWNMLDKMGVRVDKRALRPANVAAVMVTAQMPAAARPGTKLDVTVSSLGDASSLLGGVLLMTPMKGVDGEIYGLAQGPVAVGGFSASGAAASATKNVTTVATIPGGANVERAVPFDFNNQQDLTINLGYPDFTTSMAIVKKINQALGGGFARATDASTVKLDIPEQSKGNLVPLMAVIENLEITPDNKARVVVDEKTGTVVVGLNVKLTRSAVTHGNLQILIQESADVSQPLPFAPLGAQTVVTPETNVAANEENRKLRMVEGATLQELVEGLNVLRATPRDLISILKTLKSAGALHADLEVI, translated from the coding sequence ATGAGCATGAAGACCAACACCGCACGCAACCTTCTGGCGGCGGCCGTCGTTCTGGCCCTGCTGGCCCCCTCGGGGGCTCTCGCCGCGCGCATCAAGGACGTGGCCTCCTTCTCGGGCGTGCGCACCAACCAGCTGGTGGGCTACGGCCTCGTGGTGGGCCTGGGCGGCACGGGCGACAAGCGCGGCTCGGATTTCACCATCCAGTCCATCTGGAACATGCTCGACAAGATGGGCGTGCGCGTGGACAAGCGCGCCCTGCGCCCCGCCAACGTGGCCGCGGTGATGGTCACGGCCCAGATGCCCGCCGCCGCGCGGCCCGGCACCAAGCTCGACGTTACCGTCTCCAGCCTGGGCGACGCCTCCAGCCTCCTGGGCGGCGTGCTGCTCATGACGCCCATGAAGGGCGTGGACGGCGAAATCTACGGCCTGGCCCAGGGACCCGTGGCCGTGGGCGGCTTCTCCGCCTCGGGCGCGGCGGCCTCGGCCACCAAGAACGTCACCACCGTGGCCACCATCCCCGGCGGAGCCAACGTGGAACGCGCCGTGCCCTTCGACTTCAACAACCAGCAGGACCTGACCATCAACCTGGGCTACCCGGACTTCACAACCTCCATGGCCATCGTGAAGAAGATCAACCAGGCCCTGGGCGGCGGCTTCGCCCGCGCCACCGACGCCTCCACCGTGAAGCTCGACATCCCCGAGCAGAGCAAGGGCAACCTGGTGCCCCTCATGGCCGTCATCGAGAACCTGGAGATTACCCCGGACAACAAGGCCCGCGTGGTGGTGGACGAAAAGACCGGCACCGTGGTGGTGGGCCTCAACGTGAAGCTCACGCGCTCCGCCGTGACCCACGGCAACCTCCAGATCCTCATCCAGGAGTCCGCCGACGTCTCCCAGCCGCTGCCCTTCGCCCCGCTGGGCGCCCAGACCGTGGTCACGCCCGAGACCAACGTGGCCGCCAACGAGGAGAACCGCAAGCTGCGCATGGTGGAAGGCGCCACGCTCCAGGAACTGGTGGAGGGCCTGAACGTCCTGCGCGCCACCCCGCGCGACCTCATCAGCATCCTCAAGACCCTCAAGTCGGCCGGCGCGCTCCACGCCGACCTGGAAGTGATCTAG
- a CDS encoding flagellar basal body L-ring protein FlgH, which produces MNFRKTKTLAVCALAAALSACAPPAKHVPSPMSSLTPPVTQAPSPAHNPGSLYSQAAQPYYLYEDNRARRIGDIVMVNVVEKSNAKNKSKTKSNKKNSMTDQVDNYFNQHSMTPIPGNSQLKGATGIDVAGFLGMQGYVGTGQPIIKNSTNNQFDSDGETSRESTVTYTIGCRVVNILPGGVMQVEGARQVRVNEDTQIMVVRGLLRPMDVGPDNTVSSSALAEAQVDMFGTGVLADRQKPGWLSRVLDNIWPY; this is translated from the coding sequence ATGAATTTCAGGAAAACCAAGACACTGGCGGTCTGCGCCCTGGCGGCGGCCCTTTCGGCCTGCGCCCCTCCGGCCAAGCACGTTCCCTCGCCCATGTCCTCTCTCACGCCGCCGGTCACCCAGGCCCCGTCCCCGGCGCACAACCCGGGTTCGCTCTACTCCCAGGCCGCCCAGCCCTATTACCTCTACGAAGACAACCGGGCCAGGCGCATCGGCGACATCGTCATGGTCAACGTGGTGGAGAAGTCCAACGCCAAGAACAAGTCCAAGACCAAGTCCAACAAGAAGAACTCCATGACCGACCAGGTTGACAACTACTTCAACCAGCACTCCATGACGCCCATCCCCGGCAACAGTCAGCTCAAGGGCGCCACCGGCATCGACGTGGCGGGCTTTCTGGGCATGCAGGGCTACGTGGGGACCGGGCAGCCCATCATCAAGAACAGCACCAACAACCAGTTCGACTCCGACGGTGAAACCAGCCGCGAGTCCACCGTCACCTACACCATCGGCTGCCGGGTGGTGAACATCCTGCCCGGCGGGGTGATGCAGGTGGAAGGCGCGCGCCAGGTGCGCGTCAACGAAGACACGCAGATCATGGTGGTGCGCGGCCTCCTGCGCCCCATGGACGTTGGCCCGGACAACACCGTCTCCTCCTCGGCCCTGGCCGAGGCCCAGGTGGACATGTTCGGCACGGGCGTTCTGGCCGACCGCCAGAAGCCCGGCTGGCTCTCGCGCGTCCTGGACAACATCTGGCCTTACTAG
- the flgA gene encoding flagellar basal body P-ring formation chaperone FlgA — MNVSIHTLRRIGPALAVLLGIVALLGLFASASLGASNTMDWKLKFRPAVAVTGDRVMLGDVAEPVGSIDPEIWRILASTPLWPFPGREGQITLPRQKILEDLDRLFPGAQANFSVPGQLVLRKGGGKPVAENTVDRLIVDYLTANLTGQDGEIEVKDIALPGQLFIDEELEKLTVESTGTLVPGRVNLRLTVSSPEGRVLRQHAVSAQVNLWRVVPVASRPINVKEGTIGPEKISWERRNLALVRGTPWNFQGDPTPVRARYSLNPGMPLTSETVELMPAIQKGDKVTCLWKGRAISLSMPVTALSDGAKGAQITVRNMQSGKELAAVVQDAQTVVVR; from the coding sequence ATGAACGTCTCCATCCACACCCTGCGCCGCATAGGCCCCGCCCTGGCCGTCCTCCTGGGGATCGTCGCCCTGCTGGGCCTTTTCGCCTCCGCCAGCCTGGGGGCGAGCAACACCATGGACTGGAAGCTCAAGTTCCGCCCCGCCGTGGCCGTGACCGGCGACCGCGTGATGTTGGGCGACGTGGCCGAGCCCGTGGGCAGCATCGATCCCGAAATTTGGCGCATCCTGGCCTCGACGCCCCTTTGGCCCTTCCCGGGCCGCGAAGGGCAGATCACCCTGCCGCGCCAGAAGATCCTCGAAGACCTGGACCGCCTCTTCCCCGGCGCCCAGGCCAATTTCAGCGTGCCCGGCCAGCTGGTGCTGCGCAAGGGCGGCGGAAAACCCGTGGCCGAGAACACCGTGGACCGGCTCATCGTCGATTATTTGACGGCGAACCTCACGGGACAGGACGGCGAGATCGAGGTCAAGGACATCGCCCTGCCGGGCCAGCTCTTCATCGACGAGGAGTTGGAGAAGCTCACGGTGGAGTCCACGGGGACCCTCGTTCCCGGGCGGGTGAACCTGCGCCTCACGGTCAGCTCGCCCGAGGGCCGCGTCCTGCGCCAGCACGCCGTGAGCGCCCAGGTGAACCTCTGGCGGGTTGTGCCCGTGGCGTCCAGGCCGATCAACGTGAAGGAAGGGACCATCGGCCCCGAGAAGATCTCCTGGGAGCGGCGCAACCTGGCCCTGGTGCGCGGAACCCCCTGGAACTTCCAGGGCGACCCGACCCCCGTGCGCGCCCGCTATTCCCTCAATCCGGGCATGCCCCTCACCAGCGAGACGGTTGAGCTCATGCCCGCCATCCAGAAGGGCGACAAGGTCACCTGCCTCTGGAAGGGCCGGGCCATCTCGCTCTCCATGCCCGTGACCGCCCTGAGCGACGGAGCCAAGGGGGCGCAAATAACGGTACGAAACATGCAAAGCGGCAAGGAGCTGGCTGCCGTGGTCCAGGACGCCCAGACCGTCGTGGTCCGCTAG
- the flgG gene encoding flagellar basal-body rod protein FlgG, which yields MMRSLYTGTTGMVAMQLQIDTMANNLANVNTLGFKKSRAEFEDLMYQTLAVAGTQNEGGSRLPTGLQVGMGVRPTTVHKFFTQGDFQNTGNQLDVAISGQGFFRLQDAAGNDVYTRAGAFKLNQDGTVVNANGYTLQPAFTVPQQATNIVITERGVINATDGQGNVLATTTIPLYTFINPPGLTALGRNVYQISEASGAAQELTPGDQNAGTLVQGFLEMSNVQMVDEMVGLIVGQRAYEANSKTISTADAMLQTAVNLKR from the coding sequence ATGATGCGCTCACTGTACACAGGCACCACCGGCATGGTGGCCATGCAGCTCCAGATAGACACCATGGCCAACAACCTGGCCAACGTGAACACCCTGGGCTTCAAGAAAAGCCGCGCCGAGTTCGAGGACCTCATGTACCAGACCCTCGCCGTGGCCGGCACCCAGAACGAGGGCGGCTCGCGCCTGCCCACCGGCCTCCAGGTGGGCATGGGCGTGCGCCCCACCACGGTGCACAAGTTCTTTACCCAGGGCGACTTCCAGAACACCGGCAACCAGCTCGACGTGGCCATCTCCGGCCAGGGCTTCTTCCGCCTGCAGGACGCGGCCGGCAACGATGTCTACACCCGCGCCGGGGCCTTCAAGCTCAACCAGGACGGCACGGTGGTCAACGCCAACGGCTACACGCTCCAGCCCGCCTTCACGGTGCCCCAGCAGGCCACCAACATCGTCATCACCGAGCGCGGCGTCATCAACGCCACCGACGGCCAGGGCAACGTGCTGGCCACCACCACCATCCCCCTCTACACCTTCATCAACCCCCCGGGCCTCACCGCCCTGGGCCGCAACGTCTACCAGATATCGGAGGCCTCCGGCGCGGCCCAGGAGCTCACCCCCGGCGACCAGAACGCCGGAACCCTGGTCCAGGGATTCCTTGAGATGTCCAACGTGCAGATGGTGGACGAAATGGTGGGGCTCATCGTGGGCCAGCGCGCCTACGAGGCCAACTCCAAGACCATCTCCACGGCCGACGCCATGCTGCAGACCGCCGTGAACCTCAAACGCTAG
- the flgF gene encoding flagellar basal-body rod protein FlgF — protein sequence MQQSSISALFGALSNETRMAMVANNLANVTTAGYKADRVSFQDVFQRMATDYSPDARNDLQQKQLLPKPLVVAKPRLAEQTVDATQGGLNATGNPLDLAISGPGFFRVQTPEGQFLTRNGQFYRNNQGMLVTNQGYPVMGQAGPVAIPEGQTVTVTGDGQMTVDGQIVGSIDVVDVPDVKQLKKYGQSLFTGPNNSQPVTQPVDRSKTSVYQGYLEQANVNVVSEMVAMIEVQRSFEAYTKIISSTQEMDQQASTKVGETR from the coding sequence ATGCAACAAAGCTCAATCAGCGCGCTGTTCGGAGCGCTCAGCAACGAAACCAGGATGGCCATGGTCGCCAACAATTTGGCGAACGTGACCACCGCCGGGTACAAGGCCGACAGGGTCTCGTTCCAGGACGTGTTCCAGCGCATGGCCACCGACTACAGCCCCGACGCGCGAAACGACCTCCAGCAGAAGCAGCTCCTGCCCAAACCCCTCGTGGTGGCAAAGCCCAGGCTGGCCGAACAGACCGTGGACGCCACCCAGGGCGGGCTCAACGCAACGGGCAACCCATTGGACTTGGCCATCTCCGGGCCCGGATTCTTCCGCGTGCAGACCCCGGAAGGCCAGTTCCTCACACGCAACGGGCAGTTCTATCGCAACAACCAGGGCATGCTGGTCACCAACCAGGGCTACCCCGTCATGGGACAGGCCGGGCCGGTGGCCATTCCCGAGGGGCAGACCGTTACCGTCACGGGCGACGGACAGATGACGGTGGACGGACAGATCGTGGGCTCCATCGACGTGGTGGACGTGCCCGACGTCAAGCAGCTCAAGAAATACGGCCAAAGCCTCTTCACCGGGCCCAACAACTCACAGCCCGTCACCCAGCCCGTGGACCGCTCCAAAACCAGCGTCTACCAGGGCTACCTGGAGCAGGCCAACGTGAACGTGGTGTCGGAGATGGTGGCCATGATCGAGGTGCAGCGCTCCTTCGAGGCCTACACCAAGATCATTTCCAGCACCCAGGAAATGGATCAGCAGGCGTCGACCAAGGTCGGCGAGACCAGGTAG